A single window of Neisseria chenwenguii DNA harbors:
- a CDS encoding sugar transferase, which translates to MNMFIKRLFDILAASFGLVLLSPVFLILVYLIRKNLGSPVFFTQERPGKDGKPFKMIKFRSMRDAADSDGNPLPDSERLTPFGKKLRATSLDELPELWNVLRGEMSLVGPRPLLMHYLPLYNDFQNRRHEMKPGVTGWAQVNGRNAISWDEKFAYDVWYIDNYSLWLDVKILFLTIKKVFIKEGISAEGEATMPFFQGNNNDDQT; encoded by the coding sequence ATGAATATGTTTATCAAGCGTCTGTTTGACATTTTGGCCGCCTCGTTCGGCTTAGTCTTGCTGTCACCCGTTTTCCTGATTCTGGTCTACCTGATCCGGAAAAACTTGGGGTCGCCCGTTTTCTTTACCCAAGAGCGGCCGGGCAAAGACGGCAAGCCGTTTAAAATGATCAAATTCCGCTCCATGCGCGACGCGGCCGATTCAGACGGCAACCCCCTGCCCGATTCCGAGAGGCTGACTCCGTTCGGCAAAAAGCTGCGCGCCACCAGCCTCGACGAACTGCCCGAATTATGGAACGTGTTGCGCGGCGAAATGAGTCTGGTCGGCCCGCGCCCGCTGTTGATGCACTACCTGCCGCTCTACAACGATTTCCAAAACCGCCGCCACGAAATGAAACCGGGCGTCACCGGCTGGGCACAGGTAAACGGCCGCAACGCGATTTCATGGGATGAAAAATTTGCCTACGATGTCTGGTATATCGACAATTACAGCCTGTGGCTGGATGTTAAAATACTGTTTCTTACCATAAAAAAAGTCTTCATAAAAGAAGGGATCTCTGCTGAAGGCGAAGCCACCATGCCGTTTTTTCAAGGGAACAACAACGATGATCAAACCTAA
- a CDS encoding ATP-grasp domain-containing protein translates to MIKPKNKNILILSAGRRVELVQDFKTEAAKISDGLKVFTAELNPAMSSACHVSDGSFVLPRIDDPAYTDRIFELAQAQNTGLIIPTFDTELKILADERERFARAGIHLIVSDSNLVAQCRDKRRTVGLFEKLGIATPEIYAAGALTFPCFAKPYDGSRSIGAKRIMSPDDLTEELLADPKMMFCQYIDNEFDEYTVDLYYDRQGRLKCAVPRQRLEVRSGEVSKGATRRHALYGTMMQAMPKLEGARGCITAQFFYRKADNTLYGVEINPRFGGGYPLTYAAGGNYVGWLIREYLLGEDVPFFDAWENNLIMLRYDAKVLVHEHQA, encoded by the coding sequence ATGATCAAACCTAAAAACAAAAATATCCTGATTTTATCCGCCGGCCGCCGCGTCGAATTGGTTCAGGACTTCAAAACCGAAGCCGCCAAAATTTCAGACGGCCTAAAAGTCTTTACCGCCGAACTCAATCCCGCCATGTCGTCCGCCTGCCATGTTTCGGACGGCAGCTTCGTTTTGCCCCGCATCGACGATCCGGCCTACACCGACCGCATCTTCGAGCTGGCTCAGGCGCAGAACACCGGCCTGATTATCCCGACTTTCGACACCGAATTGAAAATCCTCGCCGACGAGCGCGAACGCTTCGCCCGAGCCGGTATCCACCTGATTGTCTCCGACAGCAATCTCGTTGCCCAATGCCGTGACAAACGCCGTACCGTCGGCCTGTTTGAAAAACTCGGCATCGCCACGCCGGAAATCTACGCCGCCGGCGCGCTGACCTTCCCCTGCTTCGCCAAACCTTACGACGGCAGCCGCAGCATCGGCGCCAAGCGCATCATGTCGCCCGACGACCTGACCGAAGAATTGCTGGCCGACCCGAAAATGATGTTCTGCCAATACATCGACAACGAATTCGACGAATACACCGTCGATCTCTACTACGACCGCCAAGGCCGTCTGAAATGCGCCGTACCGCGCCAGCGCTTGGAAGTACGCTCCGGTGAAGTGAGCAAAGGCGCGACCCGCCGCCATGCGCTTTACGGAACCATGATGCAGGCCATGCCCAAACTCGAAGGCGCGCGCGGCTGCATTACCGCCCAATTTTTCTACCGCAAAGCCGACAACACCCTCTACGGCGTCGAAATCAACCCCCGCTTCGGCGGCGGCTACCCGCTGACCTACGCCGCCGGCGGCAACTACGTCGGCTGGCTGATCCGCGAATACCTGCTCGGCGAAGACGTGCCGTTTTTCGATGCCTGGGAAAACAATCTGATTATGCTGCGCTACGACGCAAAGGTTTTGGTGCATGAACATCAAGCCTGA
- a CDS encoding HAD family hydrolase, translating into MNIKPDEWVLVFDLDDTLYAEYAYKCSGIRAVCALVSTLYPQFDAQDLYAALDTKSSGWLEALCRRCGLNDAEKQSLLWHYRLHAPEIQTFMPSEKLNALIQRFAAAALISDGRSISQRQKLKALGLLEAFDLILISEEWGEDKPAPKRFAEVESRFPAKRYIYVGDNVKKDFVTPKRMGWLTVGITARADNIHQAAPDLPSEYQPDRWLDSVADLEKLLMPAGHFSDGLNLPQPTMPNAV; encoded by the coding sequence ATGAACATCAAGCCTGACGAATGGGTATTGGTGTTCGACCTCGACGACACGCTTTATGCCGAATATGCCTACAAATGCTCCGGCATCCGCGCCGTCTGCGCGCTGGTTTCGACGCTCTACCCGCAGTTTGACGCGCAAGATCTCTACGCCGCGCTCGACACCAAAAGCAGCGGCTGGCTCGAAGCACTTTGCCGCCGCTGCGGTTTGAACGACGCCGAAAAACAAAGCCTGCTGTGGCACTACCGCCTGCATGCACCCGAGATTCAGACCTTCATGCCGTCTGAAAAACTCAACGCCCTGATACAGCGTTTCGCCGCTGCCGCCCTGATTTCAGACGGCCGCAGCATTTCCCAGCGCCAAAAGCTCAAAGCGCTCGGTCTTCTGGAAGCGTTTGATTTGATTCTGATTTCCGAAGAATGGGGCGAAGACAAACCCGCGCCCAAGCGGTTTGCCGAAGTCGAAAGCCGCTTCCCCGCCAAGCGTTATATTTACGTCGGCGACAACGTGAAAAAAGATTTCGTCACCCCAAAACGCATGGGCTGGCTGACCGTCGGCATTACTGCACGGGCGGACAACATCCATCAGGCCGCCCCCGACCTGCCGTCTGAATACCAACCCGATCGGTGGCTGGACTCGGTGGCGGATTTGGAAAAACTTCTGATGCCGGCCGGACATTTTTCAGACGGCCTAAACCTGCCGCAACCGACAATGCCCAATGCCGTCTGA
- a CDS encoding formyltransferase family protein, whose protein sequence is MTKILFMGRKQVSAELLTYLHGQPGIEIAGVLTDSHLQGSPTTTAAQKLGLPLFTFDTALEAMKAGRLKYDLGISVLYWRKLRDEFLTVPPRGTINFHPAILPEYKGTGGYNLAIMDGLSEWGISAHYVDASIDTGELIEIVRFPMDPDTETAQSLEQKSMDELAPFARRLIMQAAQSEAKLPTTANVGGRYVSRDEMEAMKEIQAGDDVDRKIRAFWFPPYDGAYVVINGQKYTLVNRQLLEEVAPSNATSLFAGKANA, encoded by the coding sequence ATGACGAAAATCCTTTTCATGGGTAGGAAACAAGTTTCCGCCGAACTGCTCACCTACCTGCACGGCCAACCCGGCATCGAAATCGCCGGCGTTCTGACCGACAGCCACCTGCAAGGCTCGCCGACCACCACAGCGGCGCAGAAGCTCGGACTGCCGCTGTTTACCTTCGACACCGCGCTTGAAGCCATGAAAGCAGGCCGTCTGAAATACGACTTAGGCATTTCCGTGCTCTACTGGCGCAAACTGCGCGACGAGTTCCTGACCGTTCCCCCGCGCGGCACCATCAATTTCCACCCCGCCATCCTGCCCGAATACAAAGGCACCGGCGGCTACAACCTCGCGATTATGGACGGCCTCTCCGAATGGGGCATTTCCGCCCACTACGTCGATGCCTCCATCGACACGGGCGAACTCATCGAAATCGTCCGTTTCCCGATGGATCCCGACACCGAAACCGCGCAGTCGCTCGAGCAGAAATCCATGGACGAACTCGCCCCGTTTGCCCGCCGCCTGATCATGCAGGCCGCGCAAAGCGAAGCCAAACTGCCGACCACCGCCAACGTCGGCGGCCGCTACGTCAGCCGCGACGAAATGGAAGCCATGAAAGAAATCCAAGCCGGCGACGATGTAGACCGCAAAATCCGCGCGTTCTGGTTTCCGCCTTACGACGGCGCCTACGTCGTCATCAACGGCCAGAAATACACCCTAGTCAACCGCCAACTGCTGGAAGAAGTCGCCCCGAGCAACGCCACCAGCCTTTTTGCAGGAAAAGCCAATGCTTAA
- a CDS encoding DegT/DnrJ/EryC1/StrS family aminotransferase, whose protein sequence is MLNTSLSPWPSFTQEEADAVSRVLLSNKVNYWTGTECREFEKEFARYVGTEYAVALGNGTLALDVALKAMGIGKGDDVIVTSRTFLASASAIVTAGANPVFADVDLNSQNISAETIQTALTPNTKAIIVVHLAGMPAEMDAIMELAEKHNLWVIEDCAQAHGAKYKGKSVGAIGHVGAWSFCQDKIMTTGGEGGMVTTNDKELWNKMWSYKDHGKSFDAVYSRQHPPGFRWLHESFGTNWRMMEMQAVIGRIQLRRMPEWTAKRQANAAALAESLGKFDAVRLVEVPDYIEHAQYKFYAFVKPEKLNDGWTRDRIVDELNARKVPCYQGSCSEVYREKAFDNTPWRPKERLKNAVELGDTSLMFLVHPTLTEQEIAFCKENIEAVLKQAVR, encoded by the coding sequence ATGCTTAATACATCCCTCTCCCCGTGGCCGAGTTTTACCCAAGAAGAAGCCGACGCCGTATCGCGCGTTTTGCTTTCCAACAAAGTCAACTACTGGACCGGCACCGAGTGCCGCGAATTTGAAAAAGAATTCGCCCGATATGTCGGCACCGAATACGCCGTCGCCTTAGGCAACGGCACGCTGGCTCTGGACGTCGCCCTCAAAGCGATGGGTATCGGCAAGGGCGACGACGTCATCGTCACCTCGCGCACCTTCCTCGCCTCCGCCTCCGCCATCGTCACCGCCGGCGCCAATCCTGTGTTTGCCGACGTTGATTTAAACAGCCAAAACATCAGCGCCGAAACCATTCAGACGGCCTTAACCCCCAACACCAAAGCCATCATCGTCGTCCACCTCGCCGGCATGCCCGCCGAAATGGATGCCATCATGGAGTTGGCCGAAAAACACAACCTGTGGGTCATCGAAGACTGCGCGCAGGCGCACGGCGCAAAATACAAAGGCAAATCCGTCGGCGCCATCGGCCACGTCGGCGCCTGGTCGTTCTGCCAAGACAAAATCATGACCACCGGCGGCGAAGGCGGCATGGTCACCACCAACGATAAAGAATTGTGGAACAAAATGTGGTCGTACAAAGACCACGGCAAAAGTTTCGACGCCGTGTACAGCCGCCAACACCCGCCCGGCTTCCGCTGGCTGCACGAAAGTTTCGGCACCAACTGGCGCATGATGGAAATGCAGGCCGTCATCGGCCGCATCCAACTGCGCCGTATGCCCGAGTGGACCGCCAAACGCCAAGCCAATGCCGCCGCGCTGGCCGAATCGCTGGGTAAATTTGATGCCGTCCGTCTGGTTGAAGTGCCCGACTACATCGAACACGCGCAATACAAATTTTACGCCTTCGTCAAACCCGAAAAATTAAACGACGGCTGGACGCGCGACCGCATCGTGGACGAACTGAATGCGCGTAAAGTGCCGTGTTATCAGGGAAGCTGCTCCGAGGTGTACCGCGAAAAAGCCTTCGACAACACCCCGTGGCGCCCGAAAGAGCGTCTGAAAAACGCGGTCGAACTGGGCGACACCAGCCTGATGTTCCTTGTCCACCCCACCCTGACCGAACAAGAAATCGCATTTTGTAAAGAAAACATCGAAGCCGTGTTAAAGCAGGCAGTCAGATGA
- a CDS encoding polysaccharide biosynthesis protein gives MNLETLLALPRNIKKTFFVIHDVLMIFVAFWFTQSLKADYSDEWSNVANWLVFAVTAALTILTFVRLGLYRAVTRYVSTRVLTSAVFGSVVSMAVFFLATLLFEQRLRLALPIVYFLLLVVLVTSSRMILRSVLSNRRKKQMEPVIIYGAGQSGRQLLEAVKQVSEYYAVAFVDDNPKLQRSMIYDLTVFRPSEIQDLIDRYGVEKILLAIPSATQEERKAIVEKLEKYKCEVLTIPGMKDLVDGKISVSSLKKISVVDLLGRDPVAPRPELMSADITGKTVMVTGAGGSIGSELCRQILRCRPAKLLLFELSEFSLYSIDKELREKQTEKGTDIEVVPLLGSVQDKERLIGIMKAFAVETVYHAAAYKHVPMVEFNTIEGIRNNIFGTLSCAQAAVESSVETFVLISTDKAVRPTNTMGASKRMAELCLQALAAEPGQKTRFCMVRFGNVLGSSGSVVPVFEKQIAAGGPITLTHPDITRYFMTIPEAAQLVIQAGAMGKGGDVFVLDMGESVKIIDLAKQMITLSGLKLKDAAHPDGDIEIKTTGLRPGEKLYEELLIGDDVQKTTHPRIMTASEVMLPWQQLSAILTRMESACRDMNQNDLRALLLEAPTGFNPKDGVCDLVWQQTHRAV, from the coding sequence ATGAACTTGGAAACCTTATTAGCTTTACCGCGTAACATCAAAAAGACGTTTTTCGTCATTCACGACGTTTTGATGATTTTCGTTGCATTCTGGTTTACCCAAAGCCTCAAAGCCGACTATTCCGACGAATGGTCGAACGTGGCAAACTGGCTGGTTTTTGCCGTTACCGCCGCGCTGACGATTTTGACGTTTGTGCGCCTCGGCCTCTACCGCGCCGTTACCCGCTACGTCAGCACACGTGTTTTGACTTCCGCCGTATTCGGCAGCGTCGTGTCGATGGCGGTGTTTTTTCTGGCGACGCTGCTGTTTGAACAGCGGCTGCGTCTGGCGCTGCCGATTGTGTATTTCCTGCTGTTGGTCGTATTGGTCACCAGCTCGCGCATGATTTTGCGCTCGGTGTTGTCCAACCGGCGCAAAAAGCAGATGGAACCCGTGATTATCTATGGTGCGGGTCAGTCCGGCCGCCAGCTTTTGGAAGCGGTCAAACAGGTCAGCGAGTATTACGCGGTGGCGTTTGTCGACGACAATCCCAAGCTGCAACGCAGCATGATTTACGATCTGACCGTGTTCAGGCCGTCTGAAATCCAAGATTTAATCGACCGCTACGGCGTGGAGAAAATCCTCTTGGCGATTCCGAGCGCGACGCAGGAAGAACGCAAGGCGATTGTCGAGAAACTGGAAAAATACAAATGCGAAGTGCTGACCATTCCGGGTATGAAAGACTTGGTGGACGGTAAAATCAGCGTCAGTTCGCTGAAAAAGATTTCGGTGGTCGACCTGCTCGGCCGCGACCCGGTCGCACCGCGCCCCGAGCTGATGAGCGCGGACATTACCGGCAAAACCGTGATGGTCACGGGTGCGGGCGGTTCGATAGGTTCGGAACTCTGCCGCCAGATTCTGCGCTGCCGTCCGGCAAAATTGCTGTTGTTCGAACTGTCGGAATTTTCGCTGTACAGCATCGACAAGGAATTGCGTGAAAAGCAGACGGAAAAAGGCACCGATATCGAAGTCGTGCCGCTTTTGGGCTCGGTTCAGGACAAAGAGCGCCTGATCGGCATTATGAAGGCGTTTGCGGTGGAAACCGTGTATCATGCCGCCGCCTACAAACACGTTCCGATGGTGGAATTCAACACCATCGAGGGCATCCGCAACAATATTTTCGGCACGCTCTCCTGCGCACAGGCGGCAGTGGAATCCAGCGTAGAGACATTCGTATTGATTTCGACCGACAAAGCCGTGCGCCCCACCAACACGATGGGCGCAAGCAAGCGCATGGCCGAACTCTGCCTTCAGGCGCTGGCGGCCGAACCCGGCCAGAAAACGCGTTTCTGCATGGTGCGCTTCGGCAACGTATTGGGCTCGTCCGGCTCGGTTGTGCCCGTGTTTGAAAAACAGATTGCCGCAGGCGGCCCGATTACCCTGACCCACCCCGACATCACCCGCTACTTCATGACCATTCCCGAAGCGGCGCAACTGGTGATTCAGGCGGGCGCGATGGGCAAAGGCGGCGATGTGTTCGTTCTCGATATGGGCGAATCGGTAAAAATCATCGACCTAGCCAAGCAGATGATCACCCTCAGCGGCCTGAAGCTGAAAGACGCCGCCCACCCCGACGGCGACATCGAAATCAAAACCACGGGATTGCGCCCGGGCGAAAAACTTTACGAAGAGCTGCTCATCGGCGACGACGTGCAAAAGACCACTCATCCCCGTATTATGACCGCCAGTGAAGTAATGCTGCCGTGGCAACAATTATCTGCGATACTTACGCGTATGGAATCGGCCTGCCGCGACATGAACCAAAACGACCTGCGCGCCCTCTTGCTGGAAGCCCCGACGGGGTTCAATCCGAAAGACGGAGTCTGTGATTTGGTCTGGCAGCAGACGCATCGGGCCGTCTGA